cagaaaatgaaataatttatcacTTAGTTCCTAATTTATGCAAAATTAGTAAATATATGCATATTCAGTCTGAAGGTAGTGTTTTTTGAAAACCTGCAGTTTAACACTTGTATCTGGGCTATGTTATTTGTTATGTTTGGCAAAGGTTATATTTTGATTCTATAGAGCTGTTGTTATTGCTGAAGTAATTGGGTATTGTTGGATATAAGCTGCAgactttttgcttattttgtgTGATTGCGAGTTCTATTTTCCTGTTTTGCTTTGGGTAGCTGCAGTTTTTTTAATGGATAATAGTATGGACGCAAATGCAACTTCATCTGTTTATAGTAGGGTCTCAaagcttttttttatttctgttgTTCCGTAGAGTCTGTGATTGATAGGTAATATTTGATGTTGCAGCCTGTTTCATGGATGAGCTTCTTTTTACTTGTTTGCACTGGAGCAGGATTGGTTGTCTATTATGACAGGGAAAAGAAACGACATATTGAAGGTAGATTACTATGGTGAGTTGTATTAGTTTTAGGAAAAGAACTGTGGTAGGCTAATCACGTAGGAACATCGGTGAAACGCAGCTTATCAGTAGATTTTTATGGGCTCATTAGACTTTGGGTTTGGAAACACTGTGGAGGATGATAGTTTCTtacattttaatttgtatttataatgGCACGTGTCTGATTAGGCTGCTAGTTACCTATCCGTATGTATGCATTTAGGTCTCTGGTTGTAGTACTGCCTCGCTCCAAGTATAAGTGCGACAAtggttgtgtgtgtgtgtagacAGATATGTTGGAATGTAGAGTCAGTAATTGacaatggatttcaaaagtcaACTTTTGCTTGTTCCTTTTGTCAAATATAAgtttgaataacaaaatcacATCACTTCTGGACTAATAATTTAGCATCTATCTATTTGTCATGTGTATAAGGGCCTCTGCTGCAAAATCTCTTATTTTGCTTGTTCTTTGATCCACAACTAAAATTTTGTGCTCTTGAAAGGAAAGAACACATAATAAAGTCAAGGACCAATATATTACTCTtcccttttgttttttttcttcaggAAGCCTTAAGTTTTTTGTGCTGATTTTTTTGAAGATTGTAAGATCATAGGCTACCACATGATTCTTGCCTTGCCTCTTGGTTCCTCTCATTCTAGTTTGCTGATTAAGATTGTTACCTATTGTTACAGATATCACCAATGCCTCAACTTCCGTAAAGCAAGGACCTTCAGTAGGAAAAGCAGCCATTGGTGGTCCGTTTAGTCTTATTGACCATAATGGAAAACCAGTAACTGAGAAAGACTTCTTTGGCAAGTGGACAGTTGTATATTTTGGTTTCACTCACTGTCCAGATATATGTCCGGATGAGCTACAAAAACTCGCTGCTGCAGTTGATATAATTAGTAAGCCTTCTCATCATAGTTCTGTGCATAAAAATGGATGAAGTTTTGCATGGTTATTGTGATTGATCATTTCATCAATATCTGACATTAGTTTTCATTCCATTTTACATTTATCCTTCCTCTTGCCTTTCAAGTTAATGTCTAATTATCCAAGTTTCAATCCAGACTTGATTACCAATTTGTTTGGTCAGATGTAGGCAATAATAACAGAACTAAAAGAACATTCCAATTGTCAATGTTTGTATCAGTGAAGAAAAACTGATGGTGCATATTAGTATCATGTCAACTAAGAGTATGAAGTGAATAAACTCTTAACAGTATCCTTTTTGCGTGCTTCAATTGTCACTCCATTTTGTGTATGAAAATGTTCAAACTGGTTTAATGTTCTCCTAAAGGGAACATTTGATCATTCAGCTACATAAGGGGAGAAGTTGTTAGCTAGTGTCGTAGCAGACTACAATAAGGCAGCTACTGACTGTATGATTCCAGTTTTGTTGTGAGAGAAAAGCCCACAAGTTATAAGCTTTGGCTTTCATATGATGTcgttttccttttaatttaagCATACAGAGATGGATTAATCttctaatttataatttattcaatATGCAGAGGAGACGTCTGGAATTGAAATAGTACCTGTATTTATCTCAGTTGATCCTGAAAGAGATACGGTTGAGCAAGTAGGCGAATATGTTAAAGGTGTGTTTCAGATAGAACTGATTATATATTGTGCATCAATTAGATATACTTGTAATGTTGCAACTGACAATTTTGCACTCAATGTTTAGAGTTCCACCCAAACTTGATTGGCCTCACTGGTAGCCcagaagaaataaagaaaacagCACGTGCTTATCGGGTTTACTATATGAAGACAGAAGAAGAAGGCTCAGACTACCTTGTTGATCACTCAATAGTCATGTATGTTTTAGTTTTCCTTCTTATTCTAATATGATTGCACTTGTCAGTTCTGATTGCCTTGCAAGTTCAATATCTACAACCTGTATACGGGAATACCTCTAATAGTTCTGCAAAGTGGTCGTATATCCTGCATACATAgtcttttaaatttcaaacacCTTTAATGATATATAATATGGTGCTTTAGATGACGTCATTCACATATTTATGGATCATTCAGATTTATACATGTATACCGGTAATACCATAAACAGTAAGCATaagaaaataactttattaCAGTGGTAAGAATTTTCATTAGCCTTCCATCTGGAAAGCACTACTTATAGTGGTTGTAGCCTTCAGTTTCCATTTGATCACTTCAAAAGTATGCCTGCTTTAGGACCTATCTGTGTGATCAAAGTCTTGTAGAGTTGGATATTTCCTGATGGAGACCCCACTAAATAAAGAAGTAACTTATATGTGGAATGGAGTGGAAATATGGTTGAAGTTGGAAGTGGTAGCTGGCGAGTGAGCTCAAAGAGGTGTTAGCTTTGACATACCCTTTAAGATAAGGGTAGAtttggtaaaaaataattgatatcttCTTGATTATGTAAAAGATTCATTTTTGGACTAAATGTAAGATATAAAAACACCATATAATATGGACTGGAGGGAGTAGTTTGTATTTCTGTTTACTGGCAGAAACTGTCTCCTTAGCCCACTTAGTTGATAAATCAATGGACAAATCACCTTTTGACCACGACTACGATTTAGAATATTTGAAGATAATTTCATGTAAGTATTTGTTTATCAATTTGGTTCTTTGTTTGAAAAGTAGAGTTGTAGGAGCACTTCAATTTTTTCTCGCGgaactttttaactttttatccATGTCCAAACAACAGCAAATCCATTTACTCTTTCACCTTAGACTTCAATTAAtcatttcttcaaatttcaacCAAATCATGTCCAAATGCTTGAGGCTTTTACCATATCAAGGGTTTCATGCGAAATATTGTTACGATCCATCTTGATGTGAAGTTCCAGCCTAAAGAGAttctttgagatattttatgtcTTCTAGAAGTTGAAATCTTATGACATCTCTTCAAAGggtctatatttatttttaacaaaaggTTTTGGATTATCAATGGCTCTACTTTCAAAAAAGAGTATGTGGATGTTACTATAGCATGGAAATTTGATGAGGTTGATTCAATTTGCAGGTATCTTATGGATCCTAAAATGGAATTTGTGAAGTTTTTTGGGAAGAACAACGACGTTGGCATGCTTACCGATGGAATAATTAAGGAGATAAAGCAATACAAGAAAGTCAAGGCATAATACTCTTTGAACGTCTAGCTGTTGCTAGAGCATTGAACATTGCATTCGGTGGAAATTTAGAGTACTTTAGGTCTTATACGATAtctgagaattttttttttttgatatccAGCTTTCATTTATTTGAAGAAAACTATTGCAGTTTAATGGTATACCATGATCCTAAATTAGGAATATACTTGGCTTTCTAAGGTATCTGTTAGTCTACTGGCATTACCCTTTAAGTAAACATTGTTGTCTTTCAATAATATGAGATTTATATTATACAATGCATTTTTCAGTTCCCCAGAAGTTTCAGAATGTTGTCGATTTCTGTTTGATCTAATGAACTCTGTGCTTATCACTTGTGGCTGAACTTCTATTGTTCATGATGATTTGGTTAACTTGTTATCCATAATGCAAGGATACAGTGAGCCAGAAGGACTTCTAAAAATTTTAGGTCCACTCTTTTGTGAGGCAAAAAGAATCCTCACACGACTAGTGTCAGTTGTGTAAGATACATAATCAAGTATTTTGAGACTTCCCTATGGTTATGTATTGCACTGTTTCTGTATTCTGCTTCATGATATATATCTCATCGACTCCATGATTTTTCATCGACATATCTGGAAATCAAAAGGATGAGTATATGAGAAAACAAAGATGAATTGAGACCAAATATGTCAAAATCAATCACAAAGATTCAAAATGTCATGGTATTAACAACTATCACAAAATGGACATAACTCATACACAGAGAGACTTAATTGCCAATTCACATTACATTTGTTATGCTATCACCAATTATCTTCCTCTTCCTTCTTTACATGAATTATAGGTCCTTCAACACAATATTTCCCTTTGCCATTTCTGCTTCCCAATTCTAAGTCCATCCATGTCAATTCAGTGTTTTCAGACACCAGATTAGGCCCTTTTCCAACTATCCACTCATCCATGGGGTCAACAACATCATCTGTATTGTCATTGCTTCCATCTGGATCGAAAGCTTGTAATTGCAAATTACAATGGACAAATACCAAGTCCTGCAGCCTCTGCTTCTCTATCGGGTTCATCCCTTCTGTAAGTAATGTCTCGACCAAGTTCCTTTTCAGCCTATAATGTGAAGCACCATTGCATGTCTGACTAAGTATTCGAACAGCAAACCTTTGCAGTTCAGGACACTGACCTCCATATTGTGACCACCAAAGTGCTGCAACCATATCATACAAgttaatatatgaattataagtCAACATGATCAAAATAGCAGAAAATGTATAAATCATACCACCTGGGGATATATTTGACAGTTTATCTTTGAAACTTCCAAAATGAAACGTGCCCCTCCCCTTGCGATACTCATCAATTTGCTGTGTGATCAAATGCTGTATATGGCGATCTTCTGTCATGCGAACAACACAACAACAAAGACCACAAGTAACTTCCACATCATTGTAGAAATTGCTCGAGTAAAAAAGGGTTGGGTTCAAAAAGTAACCCACAGCATGTAGATGACTGTGGAAGTATTCATCCCATATGTCATCTATGGCTTTCCAGAATCTTGCATAATGGGATCTTTTGTGTTTGAATTCCTTTTTAATTGTCTCTTTAGCTTGATCAAGTGTATCATATATAAAACCTAGTTGTGGCTTATTAGTACAGTCTAGCAATTTTATAACTTCTACCAGGGGAATGGTTGCCTTCACAGCCATCAAAGCCTCGGTCCAAAAGGATCGATCCTCAACCATTTCTGACATTCGTTTACCCTCAATTGTAGAAGCCAAGACTGAGCTATGCCAATCAGAAGATTGAAACATCCtaattaagcatttcttatgtGATACAATGTTCTCCAGACACAAAAAGGGCACAATGAACCTTATTTTTGAAGACTTTACGAGCTCATCAGGACAAGCATCTCTGAGAAGCTTCAGGACAGTAGCATGGCTGTAAATAAATTGTGTGAGTGTTTTTGCCTTCTCCATAACTTCATGTATCGGGTCTATCTTCGTGAACTTCTGTAACATAAGTTCCATGCAATGATAAGCATCTACTGCCCAAAAAACTGTCCTATGTTTTTCCATTAGTTTCTTGCCTGCTTCCATCATGCAGGCAGCTGTCGAGTATGTAACAATTTGGACCACAGTTTCAACTCCAACTTCCTCCAGAATCTCCTCGAGAAATAATAGCATGGCACCAACATTCCCATTGAAAGATGAAATATCTGATGATCGAAGATAAATGGTACCCCTCGGGCAGTACACTAGGATATTAATTAGATTTCGATTGTTTAAATCTATCCATCCATCTAGCAAGATACTACACCCTGTGCTTGCCCATGAATTTCTGATTTCCGTTACATACTGTTGCATCTCTTTCACTGCATCCTGAAGGATCCACCCTTTCAACTTCTGACAACTAGGGAATTTTATTGTCTGCCCAAGACTAAGGGTGGCAATTACCATCCTTTGGAAGCTAGGTGACCTGATAGCATCAAAGTCTATTCCTGCTTCATAAAAAAATCTCCCTATAGATTTCGAAATCTCTTGTGAGGATGAATCTACCACACAAGTACCAGCTACTTTTGTATTCATTCTGTTATGCTTTTTATTTGCACTTTCAGAACTCTGAGTGATATCACCATCTCGGGGGCACAAGTTCCTTTTCTTTTGATCTAATGCCACACCATGTTGATGAACATCGACTTTATCTTGAGCCATTTTCCGCATTTATATTGACTGTTCTTCAACTGCAAA
The nucleotide sequence above comes from Solanum pennellii chromosome 9, SPENNV200. Encoded proteins:
- the LOC107029566 gene encoding protein SCO1 homolog 1, mitochondrial; amino-acid sequence: MAKSISRNQYIRYLYHSISSQKCRSTKPSFHLLQSLSNTPTTTKSLPLSPLAMRLDRLENGLISYRFLCTSSSSNQSNSGSGGSSAGTNSGNSESSGGSQKTKQGKSIRGSPVSWMSFFLLVCTGAGLVVYYDREKKRHIEDITNASTSVKQGPSVGKAAIGGPFSLIDHNGKPVTEKDFFGKWTVVYFGFTHCPDICPDELQKLAAAVDIIKETSGIEIVPVFISVDPERDTVEQVGEYVKEFHPNLIGLTGSPEEIKKTARAYRVYYMKTEEEGSDYLVDHSIVMYLMDPKMEFVKFFGKNNDVGMLTDGIIKEIKQYKKVKA
- the LOC107030820 gene encoding uncharacterized protein LOC107030820, giving the protein MRKMAQDKVDVHQHGVALDQKKRNLCPRDGDITQSSESANKKHNRMNTKVAGTCVVDSSSQEISKSIGRFFYEAGIDFDAIRSPSFQRMVIATLSLGQTIKFPSCQKLKGWILQDAVKEMQQYVTEIRNSWASTGCSILLDGWIDLNNRNLINILVYCPRGTIYLRSSDISSFNGNVGAMLLFLEEILEEVGVETVVQIVTYSTAACMMEAGKKLMEKHRTVFWAVDAYHCMELMLQKFTKIDPIHEVMEKAKTLTQFIYSHATVLKLLRDACPDELVKSSKIRFIVPFLCLENIVSHKKCLIRMFQSSDWHSSVLASTIEGKRMSEMVEDRSFWTEALMAVKATIPLVEVIKLLDCTNKPQLGFIYDTLDQAKETIKKEFKHKRSHYARFWKAIDDIWDEYFHSHLHAVGYFLNPTLFYSSNFYNDVEVTCGLCCCVVRMTEDRHIQHLITQQIDEYRKGRGTFHFGSFKDKLSNISPALWWSQYGGQCPELQRFAVRILSQTCNGASHYRLKRNLVETLLTEGMNPIEKQRLQDLVFVHCNLQLQAFDPDGSNDNTDDVVDPMDEWIVGKGPNLVSENTELTWMDLELGSRNGKGKYCVEGPIIHVKKEEEDNW